The following coding sequences lie in one Paenibacillus durus ATCC 35681 genomic window:
- a CDS encoding CPCC family cysteine-rich protein gives MNREEAISIILKSAIEDLSKEEREEILIDWWGIDQDDPEFDKLPEILQLEMLQFDEPQRDAMDEVYNALLFVALRKKYLGVRNEYLSKRVSVILHFNQEVEGLQEELYSCPCCEFKTLPTKGEYYICPVCFWEDDGNIDPNYYSSPNQMTLAQARENFIEFGAVNESSLRFLTSDRLELFSK, from the coding sequence ATGAATCGAGAAGAAGCAATATCTATTATCTTAAAATCAGCGATTGAAGATTTGTCTAAGGAAGAACGGGAAGAAATCCTGATTGATTGGTGGGGAATAGACCAAGACGATCCCGAATTTGATAAGTTGCCTGAAATATTACAATTAGAGATGCTCCAATTTGATGAACCTCAGAGAGATGCAATGGATGAAGTTTACAATGCATTGTTATTTGTAGCTTTAAGAAAAAAGTATCTTGGGGTCAGAAATGAGTATTTATCGAAGAGAGTATCAGTAATCCTGCACTTTAATCAGGAGGTTGAGGGTTTACAGGAAGAACTTTATAGTTGTCCGTGTTGTGAATTTAAGACACTTCCCACAAAAGGTGAATACTATATTTGCCCAGTATGCTTTTGGGAAGATGACGGAAACATAGATCCAAATTATTATAGTTCACCTAACCAAATGACTCTTGCTCAGGCTCGTGAGAACTTTATTGAGTTCGGTGCTGTGAATGAGTCTTCGTTACGATTCCTTACGTCAGATAGACTTGAGTTGTTTAGTAAATAA
- a CDS encoding polymorphic toxin-type HINT domain-containing protein, translated as MSTDGKGWTYVKDLKVGDLLVQSDGNTLKIDSIELLHKQVTVYNMTVDEFHTYFVSDLGIWVHNTNCNFSVWNKGSFDDIESSAEYHFKKHGIEVGAEDLAQYLRKAEDFARTVKKGSTKSYVDGAVKGTIRYKKNGKYVDIAPDGTIVSFGKS; from the coding sequence ATGTCAACTGATGGTAAGGGATGGACGTATGTCAAAGACCTCAAGGTTGGAGACTTGCTTGTTCAAAGTGACGGGAATACACTCAAGATAGACAGCATCGAACTGTTGCATAAACAGGTAACGGTTTACAATATGACGGTTGATGAGTTCCATACGTACTTTGTCAGCGACCTTGGGATTTGGGTGCATAATACAAATTGTAATTTTTCAGTATGGAATAAGGGAAGTTTTGATGATATCGAAAGTTCCGCTGAATATCATTTTAAGAAACATGGCATAGAAGTAGGGGCGGAGGATTTAGCACAGTATCTTAGGAAGGCTGAAGACTTCGCAAGAACTGTCAAAAAGGGTTCTACAAAAAGTTATGTAGATGGAGCAGTTAAGGGTACAATTCGTTATAAAAAGAACGGGAAATATGTTGATATCGCACCGGATGGGACGATAGTTTCTTTTGGTAAGTCCTAA
- a CDS encoding YxiJ family protein, producing MNKEEILSKISNMQKFIMVNPCPYEGTSKIKIDFEKDFAMLEDESLNADFNDYCTVIVGTTSYLLKGNVEKIPNRQIELLNRGFFERFPQYNFFESSLEKYPDFQNEYNNHEKLRKLVLNFLHS from the coding sequence TTGAATAAAGAAGAAATTTTATCAAAAATATCAAATATGCAAAAATTCATAATGGTAAACCCCTGTCCATATGAGGGAACAAGCAAAATAAAGATTGATTTTGAAAAGGATTTTGCAATGCTTGAAGATGAAAGTTTAAATGCTGACTTTAATGACTATTGTACTGTGATTGTTGGAACGACGAGTTATCTCTTGAAGGGTAACGTTGAAAAAATCCCAAATAGGCAAATTGAATTGTTGAATAGGGGGTTTTTTGAACGGTTTCCTCAGTACAATTTTTTTGAATCAAGTCTGGAGAAATACCCTGACTTTCAGAATGAGTACAACAATCATGAGAAATTAAGGAAGTTAGTTCTTAATTTTTTGCACAGTTAA
- a CDS encoding DMT family transporter has product MGKYRTYLFLIMANLFWAGNYVFGKYVVAEMTPVQMTFSRWLIAVFLLFPIAHFVERPDWKSVLKEWKILLLMSILGVVGYNFLLYEALRFTTSMNAALVNAMNPALIVLFSSFFLREKISLAKGLGLLVSLLGVLLVLTKGQLQLIFQTEYNLGDLLMLAAILVWTFYSILGRKMKGLPPISATAVSALMGLILTLPFFLASGIHLPLSPKATMGILYIGIFPSVGSFIFWNASIREIGASRAGIYLNLITVFTAILSMLLGNPVTFAQVLGGLLVFAGVYITGKKDKGIRS; this is encoded by the coding sequence ATGGGCAAGTACCGTACTTATCTTTTTTTAATTATGGCTAATCTGTTCTGGGCGGGGAATTATGTGTTCGGCAAATATGTGGTGGCGGAGATGACGCCGGTGCAGATGACGTTCTCGCGGTGGCTGATCGCGGTGTTTCTGCTGTTTCCGATTGCGCATTTCGTGGAACGCCCCGACTGGAAAAGCGTCCTGAAAGAGTGGAAAATCTTGCTGCTGATGTCCATACTGGGCGTGGTTGGCTATAACTTCCTGCTGTACGAGGCGCTGAGGTTCACAACCTCCATGAATGCCGCGCTCGTCAATGCGATGAATCCGGCGCTGATCGTGCTGTTCTCTTCCTTTTTTCTTCGGGAAAAAATCTCGCTCGCCAAAGGCTTGGGCCTGCTGGTGTCGCTGCTCGGCGTGCTGCTGGTGCTGACCAAGGGGCAGCTGCAGTTAATTTTTCAGACCGAGTACAATCTCGGCGATCTGCTGATGCTGGCCGCGATTCTCGTATGGACGTTCTATTCGATCCTTGGACGGAAAATGAAGGGTTTGCCTCCAATATCGGCTACGGCGGTTTCCGCCTTGATGGGGCTGATCCTCACTCTTCCTTTCTTCCTGGCTTCGGGCATCCATCTTCCGCTTAGTCCCAAGGCGACCATGGGCATTTTGTATATCGGCATTTTTCCTTCGGTGGGGTCGTTCATTTTCTGGAACGCGTCGATCCGTGAGATCGGGGCCAGCCGGGCGGGGATTTATCTAAATCTGATCACGGTGTTCACAGCCATTCTCAGCATGCTGCTCGGCAATCCGGTCACGTTTGCGCAGGTGCTCGGCGGACTGCTTGTATTTGCGGGGGTATACATAACCGGGAAAAAAGACAAAGGGATAAGAAGCTAG
- a CDS encoding GntR family transcriptional regulator: protein MIDPKLNIGLGEQLTDILRMKIVGGGLENGLKLTETAIASEYGLSRAPVREAFRNLEYEGLLDITKQGAVVKVLTEKEVSEFYNVRYMLESFALSHIPPEARDSIIRFLETSVDRMELALGHKDADEFAAQDIAFHTKAFEVIDHKFIKLFWANIDRLCRAILIVGTRRQFDKGEFEYKRQVVDKHRQIVAALKEGGNEEILAALRNHFHYNSWIDKKEF from the coding sequence ATGATTGATCCGAAGCTTAACATAGGGTTGGGAGAACAACTGACCGATATTTTGCGGATGAAGATCGTTGGCGGCGGGTTGGAGAATGGGCTGAAGCTGACGGAAACCGCGATTGCAAGCGAATATGGATTAAGTCGCGCTCCGGTGCGGGAAGCGTTCCGCAATCTGGAATACGAGGGTCTGCTAGATATTACGAAGCAGGGGGCTGTTGTAAAGGTCCTTACCGAAAAAGAAGTCAGCGAGTTCTACAACGTCCGCTACATGCTGGAATCGTTTGCGCTCAGCCACATTCCGCCCGAAGCGCGGGATTCTATTATCCGCTTCCTGGAGACTTCCGTCGACAGGATGGAGCTGGCGCTGGGCCACAAGGATGCCGACGAGTTCGCGGCGCAGGATATCGCGTTCCACACCAAGGCGTTCGAGGTGATTGACCACAAGTTCATCAAGCTTTTCTGGGCGAACATAGACAGGCTGTGCCGGGCGATTCTGATTGTGGGAACGCGCCGCCAGTTCGACAAGGGAGAATTTGAATACAAGCGCCAGGTGGTCGATAAGCACCGGCAGATTGTCGCCGCGCTGAAGGAAGGCGGCAATGAGGAAATTCTGGCCGCGCTTCGCAATCACTTTCACTACAACAGCTGGATTGATAAGAAAGAATTCTGA
- a CDS encoding 5-deoxy-glucuronate isomerase encodes MELKFTAPSAPGLHRIVGPGNSQLEVLELFVLNLASGGAQTIELEGSEASLVCIEGKLRIAAASSEYMLLPGDGLYVPRGQTVRIEGVSEQSRLVMAKAEAWSDGELIYADYGSAYREKEVHGRYNYTRDIVNLLTRSDRASRIVTGITTGQDGAWTSWPPHHHSGTLEEIYFYFDIPADGFGIHVGMLMDGTEQAEIVRSGDAVIIPNGYHPTVASPGTRMKYIFFLGAKGSEEDRRAPSEDHPNYR; translated from the coding sequence ATGGAGCTGAAATTTACTGCCCCAAGCGCGCCGGGATTGCACCGGATCGTCGGACCCGGGAACAGCCAACTGGAAGTTCTGGAGCTGTTCGTGCTGAATCTGGCTTCAGGCGGGGCACAAACCATTGAGCTGGAGGGCAGCGAGGCAAGCCTGGTCTGCATCGAAGGCAAGCTGCGGATCGCGGCTGCAAGCAGTGAATACATGCTGCTGCCTGGGGACGGCCTGTATGTTCCGAGAGGTCAAACTGTGAGGATTGAGGGCGTCTCTGAACAATCCAGGCTCGTTATGGCAAAGGCGGAAGCGTGGAGCGACGGGGAGCTGATTTATGCCGATTATGGCAGTGCATACCGGGAGAAGGAAGTCCACGGGAGGTATAACTATACCCGCGATATCGTGAACCTGCTGACCCGCTCCGACCGGGCGAGCCGCATCGTAACAGGCATCACCACAGGGCAGGATGGAGCCTGGACCAGTTGGCCGCCTCATCATCATTCCGGCACACTGGAGGAAATCTACTTCTATTTTGACATTCCCGCAGACGGCTTTGGCATTCATGTGGGAATGCTGATGGACGGAACCGAGCAGGCGGAAATCGTCCGTTCGGGCGATGCGGTCATTATTCCGAATGGCTATCATCCTACGGTAGCGTCTCCGGGTACCCGGATGAAATACATCTTTTTTCTGGGAGCCAAGGGCAGCGAGGAAGATCGCCGTGCTCCGTCCGAGGATCACCCTAACTACAGGTGA
- a CDS encoding YhcH/YjgK/YiaL family protein → MYFGSIETLELTKRQYPPAIARALQYLKDNREQFLFMDAGIYPIEGQQIYAQVVSLETKKKEDTRPEVHRKYIDVQFSVEGNERIGFAADTGNNIVDEDLAEEKDIIFYKQAENEMELLMQPGQFAVFFPEDVHRPGCENGGGAALRKVIVKVDTAIL, encoded by the coding sequence ATGTATTTCGGTAGTATTGAAACATTAGAACTAACGAAGCGCCAGTATCCGCCGGCTATTGCAAGAGCTCTGCAGTATTTGAAGGACAACCGTGAGCAATTTTTGTTCATGGATGCTGGAATTTATCCTATTGAAGGACAGCAAATTTACGCTCAAGTCGTATCCTTAGAGACCAAGAAGAAGGAGGATACCCGGCCGGAGGTGCACCGGAAATACATCGACGTGCAATTTTCTGTGGAAGGCAATGAACGGATCGGGTTTGCGGCGGACACGGGAAATAATATTGTGGATGAGGATTTGGCGGAGGAGAAGGACATTATTTTTTATAAGCAGGCGGAGAATGAAATGGAGCTTCTGATGCAGCCTGGGCAGTTCGCCGTCTTTTTTCCCGAGGATGTTCATCGTCCGGGCTGTGAGAATGGAGGCGGCGCGGCATTGCGCAAGGTGATTGTAAAGGTTGATACAGCTATCTTGTGA
- a CDS encoding YhcH/YjgK/YiaL family protein, translating into MIFSNIESREPIEKKYTEPVIRAVRYLQEHQHEFQHMETGIYPIDGDDFFVQVFDVTTRQKEEARPEVHRKYVEVHYSVEGKERIGFAVDLGKNTVTETLLETKDAIFYAGIDRETELVLEPGDYAIFFPEDVHRPIWEHGGKTSIRRVVIKINEAIM; encoded by the coding sequence ATGATCTTTTCTAACATTGAGAGCAGGGAACCGATTGAGAAAAAATATACGGAGCCTGTGATCAGGGCGGTCCGGTATTTGCAGGAGCATCAGCATGAGTTTCAGCATATGGAGACGGGCATCTATCCGATTGACGGAGACGATTTCTTCGTCCAGGTCTTCGATGTCACAACTCGGCAGAAAGAGGAGGCCAGACCGGAAGTCCACCGCAAATATGTTGAAGTACACTACTCGGTGGAAGGCAAGGAACGAATCGGCTTTGCGGTCGATTTGGGCAAGAACACGGTGACGGAGACGCTGCTAGAGACCAAGGATGCGATTTTTTATGCTGGGATCGACAGGGAGACGGAGCTTGTGCTGGAGCCGGGGGATTATGCGATTTTTTTCCCCGAGGATGTTCACCGGCCGATCTGGGAGCATGGCGGCAAGACATCGATCCGCAGGGTGGTCATTAAGATCAACGAAGCCATAATGTAG
- a CDS encoding MFS transporter, whose product MISETRKIPNSRWKRILPPLLIVCIISFMDRVNVSFAISGGMDKELGMTAGMAGFAAGIFFFGYLFLQIPGGQIAAKSSGKKFIAWVIPFWAVVSILSGLATSTTELLVLRFCLGVAEGGMLPVVLTMCSNWFPNEERGRANAIVLMFAPIAAIITGPISGFIISVAGWREMFIIEGIVSLVVLIPWLLMVSDRPQQAKWISKEEQAYIVGRLEEEQLAIEQENQVKQASIKDLLPNKSMWKLIALNFCYQSGDYGFSMWLPTMLKKLTNSGMGMVGLLSSLPWIACIAGMLLFSGLSDRTGRRREFVIIPLLGFALCLLLSVTIHGNIWFSYVFLIGAGFFVKAAGVVFWAIPPRLFSKEVAGGARGAINALGNLGGFFGPYIVGFLIQIFNYNVGVYSLVGLLIVSALITATLPGSVQTRTSKKAA is encoded by the coding sequence ATGATCAGCGAAACTCGAAAAATACCAAACAGCCGTTGGAAACGGATTTTGCCTCCGCTGTTGATTGTCTGCATTATTTCGTTCATGGACCGTGTCAACGTGAGCTTTGCCATATCCGGCGGGATGGACAAAGAACTCGGCATGACTGCCGGCATGGCCGGATTCGCGGCGGGAATATTCTTCTTCGGGTATTTGTTTCTGCAAATCCCTGGCGGACAAATCGCCGCCAAGAGCAGCGGCAAGAAGTTCATTGCCTGGGTGATTCCCTTTTGGGCCGTTGTCTCCATATTAAGCGGCTTGGCAACAAGCACGACTGAGCTGCTGGTGCTTCGGTTCTGTCTCGGTGTTGCGGAAGGCGGCATGCTGCCGGTTGTCCTGACGATGTGCAGCAACTGGTTCCCCAATGAGGAAAGAGGCCGGGCGAACGCCATCGTGCTGATGTTTGCGCCCATTGCTGCCATCATCACCGGTCCCATTTCGGGGTTCATCATTTCCGTTGCCGGCTGGCGTGAAATGTTCATTATTGAAGGAATTGTTTCGCTGGTTGTGCTTATCCCCTGGCTGCTCATGGTCAGCGATCGCCCGCAGCAGGCCAAATGGATCAGCAAGGAAGAGCAAGCTTACATTGTCGGCAGGCTGGAAGAGGAGCAGCTGGCGATTGAGCAGGAAAATCAGGTGAAGCAGGCATCGATTAAGGATCTGCTGCCGAACAAGTCCATGTGGAAGCTTATTGCCCTAAACTTCTGCTATCAGTCGGGCGATTACGGGTTCTCCATGTGGCTGCCGACCATGCTAAAGAAATTGACCAACAGCGGAATGGGCATGGTGGGCCTGCTGTCCAGCTTGCCGTGGATCGCTTGTATTGCAGGCATGCTGCTGTTCTCGGGCCTGTCCGACCGGACTGGACGAAGAAGGGAATTCGTCATTATTCCGCTGCTTGGATTCGCGCTATGCCTGCTGCTGTCTGTAACGATACACGGGAATATCTGGTTCTCCTATGTCTTCCTCATCGGCGCGGGCTTCTTCGTTAAAGCCGCAGGGGTAGTGTTCTGGGCGATTCCACCGCGCTTATTCAGCAAGGAAGTTGCAGGCGGAGCACGGGGAGCCATCAACGCGCTCGGGAATTTGGGCGGATTCTTTGGACCCTATATTGTCGGATTTCTGATTCAAATCTTCAATTATAATGTGGGTGTCTACAGCCTTGTAGGTCTGCTGATCGTATCTGCGCTTATCACCGCCACGCTGCCGGGGTCGGTTCAAACGAGAACGAGCAAGAAAGCGGCCTGA
- a CDS encoding SDR family oxidoreductase: protein MDLSDFSLEGKLAVVTGGNRGLGQGMAIALAKAGADIVSVQRSGECPETAALAEALGRRCYAVACDLAELQTGEELAAAIEGQFGPVDILVNNAGIQRRHPAESFPIEEWDLVMQVQLRSVFMLCQAFGKRMLARGYGKIINIASLLSFSGGLTVPAYAAAKGGVAQLTKALANEWSSRGVNVNAIAPGYMATEMNTALINDSVRSGQIMDRIPSKRWGSPEDMGGTAVFLASEAARYIHGQIICVDGGWMAR, encoded by the coding sequence ATGGATTTATCCGATTTTTCATTGGAAGGCAAGCTGGCGGTCGTTACGGGAGGCAACAGAGGGCTTGGGCAGGGCATGGCGATCGCGCTGGCCAAGGCCGGAGCGGATATCGTATCCGTTCAGCGAAGCGGGGAGTGCCCGGAAACTGCGGCTTTGGCGGAAGCGCTGGGCCGCCGCTGTTATGCGGTCGCCTGCGATTTGGCGGAGCTGCAGACAGGCGAAGAACTCGCCGCCGCGATTGAGGGGCAGTTCGGTCCGGTGGACATTCTGGTCAACAACGCGGGGATTCAGCGGCGCCATCCGGCAGAAAGCTTTCCCATCGAAGAATGGGATCTGGTCATGCAGGTTCAGCTTCGCTCGGTGTTCATGCTGTGCCAGGCGTTCGGGAAACGGATGCTCGCAAGGGGCTACGGCAAAATCATTAATATCGCCTCCTTGCTGTCCTTCTCCGGCGGCTTAACCGTACCCGCCTATGCGGCGGCGAAGGGAGGGGTTGCCCAGTTGACCAAGGCATTGGCCAATGAATGGTCCTCCCGTGGAGTGAATGTCAATGCCATTGCGCCCGGGTATATGGCAACGGAGATGAATACAGCCCTGATTAACGATTCGGTCCGCAGCGGGCAGATTATGGACCGGATTCCGTCCAAACGCTGGGGTTCGCCGGAGGATATGGGCGGGACGGCAGTCTTTCTCGCTTCCGAGGCCGCGCGTTATATTCATGGACAGATTATTTGTGTGGATGGAGGCTGGATGGCAAGATAG
- a CDS encoding 2-hydroxyacid dehydrogenase, whose amino-acid sequence MSKARVYVTYPLEDHILALLREQCEVVMNPEERSLSPEELIENARGFDAVLTVSVGVNEDVCRALASDCKIFANYGVGYNNIDVEAATKHGIYVSNTPDVLTDATADFAFALLLSAARRVVECDTYVRAGKKSWGPMNLIGAQVSGKTIGILGGGRIGKAVAKRAQGFNMRILYNDQRPNPDFEAETGGVFVDKNTLLRESDFVSVHVPLLPSTRHLIGAEELGLMKPSAILINDSRGPIIDEQAMVTALRENVIAGAGLDVFESEPELAPGLTELPNVVLAPHVGSSTTEARVAMGELCARNIFAVLGGGTPITCVNPEVGVKA is encoded by the coding sequence ATGTCCAAAGCCCGTGTGTATGTTACATATCCGCTAGAGGATCATATTTTGGCTCTGCTGCGCGAACAATGTGAAGTGGTAATGAATCCCGAGGAGCGGAGCCTCAGCCCGGAAGAGCTGATTGAAAATGCCCGGGGTTTCGACGCTGTGCTGACTGTTTCGGTAGGAGTTAATGAGGATGTGTGCCGGGCGCTTGCTTCGGATTGCAAAATCTTCGCCAACTACGGCGTCGGCTACAACAATATTGATGTCGAGGCCGCAACAAAACACGGCATATACGTCAGCAATACACCGGACGTTCTGACGGATGCCACCGCGGACTTTGCCTTTGCCCTGCTGCTGTCCGCCGCCCGGCGGGTTGTGGAATGCGACACGTATGTGCGGGCCGGCAAGAAGAGCTGGGGGCCGATGAATTTGATTGGCGCCCAGGTCAGCGGCAAGACCATCGGGATACTCGGCGGAGGCCGGATCGGCAAGGCCGTGGCGAAGCGCGCCCAAGGCTTCAATATGCGGATACTGTATAATGATCAGCGGCCGAATCCCGATTTTGAGGCGGAGACGGGCGGAGTCTTCGTTGATAAAAACACGCTGCTGAGAGAATCGGATTTTGTATCCGTTCATGTGCCGCTGCTGCCTTCCACCCGCCATCTGATCGGAGCGGAAGAGCTGGGTCTGATGAAGCCAAGCGCGATCCTGATCAACGATTCACGTGGGCCCATTATCGACGAGCAGGCTATGGTAACCGCTCTTCGTGAGAATGTCATTGCCGGAGCGGGCCTCGACGTGTTCGAATCCGAGCCGGAGCTTGCGCCGGGACTGACCGAGCTGCCGAATGTGGTGCTGGCTCCCCATGTGGGCAGCTCCACCACCGAAGCCAGGGTAGCCATGGGCGAGCTGTGCGCCCGGAATATCTTCGCGGTGCTTGGCGGAGGCACGCCGATTACCTGTGTAAACCCGGAAGTTGGCGTAAAGGCCTAA
- a CDS encoding response regulator transcription factor — protein MAQLRVLVVDDEWNMRNLLRIYLAKEGFQVSEASTGREALKLIGSGNFDIVLLDVMMPDMDGWQVCEAVRAKDSVPILMLTARSETKDKVRGLEIGADDYLTKPFEPEELTARMHSLIRRASLAQQAVPKERVLEFPGLIIRPDAREVSVQDTRVELTPKEFDLLAVLSGNLQRAFSRDELVERLWGMDFEGETRVVDTHIKNIREKLQKAGLGYNPVQTVWGVGYKFQAPVQSHEK, from the coding sequence ATGGCGCAGCTGCGTGTGCTGGTTGTTGACGATGAATGGAATATGCGAAATCTGCTGCGCATTTATTTGGCGAAGGAAGGCTTCCAGGTCAGCGAAGCATCGACGGGGCGGGAGGCGCTGAAGCTTATCGGCAGCGGGAATTTTGATATTGTCCTGCTGGACGTGATGATGCCTGATATGGATGGCTGGCAGGTATGCGAGGCCGTCAGGGCGAAGGACAGCGTGCCCATTCTGATGCTGACCGCCCGCTCCGAGACGAAGGACAAGGTCCGGGGACTGGAGATCGGGGCGGATGATTATTTGACCAAGCCGTTCGAGCCGGAGGAACTGACCGCCCGGATGCATTCGCTGATCCGCAGAGCGTCTTTGGCGCAGCAAGCGGTCCCCAAGGAGCGTGTACTGGAGTTTCCGGGGCTGATTATCCGTCCGGATGCGCGTGAGGTGTCCGTTCAGGATACCAGGGTCGAGCTGACGCCGAAGGAATTCGATCTGCTGGCCGTTCTGTCCGGGAATCTCCAGCGCGCCTTCAGCCGGGATGAGCTCGTGGAGCGGCTGTGGGGTATGGACTTCGAGGGTGAAACACGGGTAGTGGACACCCATATCAAAAATATCCGCGAAAAGCTGCAAAAAGCCGGCCTCGGCTACAACCCGGTTCAGACCGTTTGGGGCGTGGGCTATAAATTTCAGGCGCCGGTGCAATCCCATGAAAAATAA
- a CDS encoding sensor histidine kinase: MKNNVIGLKLGIVISGLFLVVLLFLGVAVDRMFTSFYSANMKTETEELASHFTVMAESSEGGTSEMIGTFAEFSAVSIYNVRQDGSVIMHSGVQDPAYQSFIRISDVNRIFSGKKVNFLYEDPAGGRYFVSGQPIVKGGKVASALYLMASTERMDRSLAGVRSLLVLSGIGAFLLALGSTWIIAQLLSRPLLQMQQATRKIAAGELETRVDIGSRDEIGALAGAINDLAVDLQRYRDSRQEFFANISHELRTPITYLEGYANVVKERLYETEEEKDRYLDIIYMEARRIQHLVDDLFELAKMEEGKISLAPEWVDLAELAGQAVEKVRLKAEDKNLELYCTVEGTPQTMYTDGARMEQIVLNLLENAIRYTERGSVRLRLSFQPGVVKLAVQDTGIGIPEDELPFIFERFYRVEKSRSRMHGGTGLGLSIVHKLVGLLGGTITVASRPGEGTCFELYFDLRLKPGEDRA; the protein is encoded by the coding sequence ATGAAAAATAACGTAATCGGCCTGAAGCTGGGCATTGTTATTTCCGGTCTGTTTCTCGTGGTGCTGCTGTTTCTGGGCGTGGCGGTCGACCGGATGTTCACCAGCTTTTATTCGGCCAATATGAAGACGGAAACCGAGGAATTGGCCTCCCATTTCACCGTTATGGCCGAATCCTCGGAGGGCGGCACCAGCGAAATGATAGGGACGTTCGCCGAATTTTCGGCTGTCAGCATATATAATGTACGTCAGGACGGAAGCGTTATTATGCATTCGGGTGTACAAGACCCGGCATATCAGTCTTTTATCCGCATCTCGGATGTGAATAGGATTTTTTCCGGAAAAAAAGTGAATTTTCTCTATGAGGACCCGGCAGGCGGGCGGTATTTCGTCTCGGGGCAACCGATAGTAAAGGGAGGAAAAGTCGCCTCTGCTCTGTATCTAATGGCCTCCACAGAAAGGATGGACCGGTCGCTGGCAGGGGTGCGGAGTCTGCTGGTACTTTCCGGAATCGGAGCATTCCTGCTTGCTTTGGGCAGCACTTGGATTATCGCCCAGTTACTGTCCAGGCCGCTCCTGCAGATGCAGCAGGCTACCCGGAAGATTGCCGCCGGAGAGCTGGAGACGAGAGTGGATATCGGGAGCAGGGACGAAATCGGCGCGCTTGCCGGAGCGATTAACGATTTAGCCGTCGATCTTCAGCGTTACCGTGACTCGCGGCAGGAGTTTTTTGCCAATATCTCGCATGAGCTTCGGACGCCGATTACCTACCTTGAGGGGTATGCGAACGTTGTCAAAGAGCGCCTGTACGAGACGGAAGAGGAAAAGGACCGGTATCTTGACATCATCTACATGGAAGCGCGGCGGATTCAGCATCTGGTGGACGATTTGTTCGAGCTGGCCAAGATGGAGGAAGGCAAGATTAGCCTTGCGCCGGAATGGGTCGATTTGGCGGAACTTGCGGGGCAGGCGGTCGAAAAGGTGAGACTAAAAGCCGAGGACAAAAATCTGGAACTCTACTGCACTGTCGAAGGAACGCCGCAAACGATGTATACGGACGGAGCCCGCATGGAGCAAATTGTGCTGAATCTGCTGGAAAATGCAATCCGGTACACGGAGCGGGGATCGGTCCGCCTCCGTTTGTCGTTCCAGCCGGGGGTGGTGAAGCTTGCCGTACAGGATACGGGGATCGGAATCCCCGAGGACGAGCTTCCTTTTATATTCGAGCGGTTCTACCGGGTAGAGAAATCGCGTTCCCGCATGCATGGCGGCACCGGCCTTGGGCTATCCATCGTGCATAAGCTGGTGGGGCTGCTCGGAGGAACGATAACCGTTGCCAGCAGGCCGGGAGAGGGAACCTGTTTTGAACTTTATTTTGATCTGCGGCTGAAGCCGGGGGAGGATCGCGCATGA
- the pxpB gene encoding 5-oxoprolinase subunit PxpB, with protein MAWSFYPLGDSAVLAEFGQSISSKIHKEIRAAVHRIEQDPFPGFIECVPSFTAVCVFYDLAALRIPERNRTAYGHVCSILRDKLMLTEDGLRAESSRIIDIPVCYGGEFGPDLGYVAELNGLSKEDVVSIHSGGQYLVYAIGFAPGFPYLGGMPDTIAAPRKTTPRLRIPAGSVGIAGSQTGIYPIETPGGWQIIGRTPLELFRPGDSPPTLLQGGDYIRFCPIGPEEYRRLRGMQPL; from the coding sequence ATGGCCTGGTCTTTTTACCCTCTGGGAGACTCGGCGGTATTGGCCGAATTTGGCCAGAGCATTAGTTCGAAGATTCACAAAGAGATTAGAGCGGCTGTACATCGGATTGAGCAAGATCCCTTCCCCGGGTTTATTGAATGTGTTCCTTCCTTTACTGCGGTATGCGTATTTTATGATTTGGCGGCGCTGCGTATTCCGGAACGGAATCGGACGGCATATGGCCATGTATGTTCTATCCTGCGCGACAAGCTGATGTTGACGGAAGACGGCCTGCGGGCTGAAAGCTCAAGGATCATTGACATTCCGGTCTGTTATGGAGGGGAATTTGGCCCGGACCTTGGGTATGTGGCGGAATTGAACGGTCTATCCAAGGAGGATGTCGTTTCGATTCATTCCGGAGGACAATATCTGGTGTACGCTATTGGCTTTGCGCCGGGATTTCCGTACCTGGGAGGCATGCCGGACACGATTGCCGCGCCGCGAAAAACAACACCCAGACTTCGCATTCCCGCAGGCTCGGTCGGTATTGCCGGCTCGCAGACCGGGATCTATCCCATAGAGACACCTGGAGGCTGGCAGATTATCGGCAGGACGCCGCTCGAATTGTTCCGGCCAGGCGACTCGCCGCCGACGCTGCTTCAGGGCGGGGATTATATCCGGTTCTGCCCCATCGGACCGGAAGAATACCGGAGATTGCGGGGGATGCAGCCATTATGA